A genomic stretch from Oncorhynchus gorbuscha isolate QuinsamMale2020 ecotype Even-year linkage group LG20, OgorEven_v1.0, whole genome shotgun sequence includes:
- the LOC124007458 gene encoding V-type proton ATPase subunit B, brain isoform: MALKVLKGMVSGAVNELSSAVTGNKTAASREQVLAVKRDYISQPRLTYKTVSGVNGPLVILDQVKFPRYAEIVHLTLPDGTKRSGQVLEVTGSKAVVQVFEGTSGIDAKKTSCEFTGDILRTPVSEDMLGRVFNGSGKPIDKGPTVMAEEYLDIMGQPINPQCRIYPEEMIQTGISAIDGMNSIARGQKIPIFSAAGLPHNEIAAQICRQAGLVRKSKDVMDYSDDNFAIVFAAMGVNMETARFFKSDFEENGSMDNVCLFLNLANDPTIERIITPRLALTSAEYLAYQCEKHVLVILTDMSSYAEALREVSAAREEVPGRRGFPGYMYTDLATIYERAGRVEGRNGSITQIPILTMPNDDITHPIPDLTGYITEGQIYVDRQLHNRQIYPPINVLPSLSRLMKSAIGEGMTRKDHSDVSNQLYACYAIGKDVQAMKAVVGEEALTPDDLLYLEFLQKFEKNFIAQGAYENRTVFETLDIGWQLMRIFPKEMLKRIPQSTLAEFYPRLK; this comes from the exons ATGGCGTTGAAGGTGCTGAAGGGAATGGTCAGCGGAGCTGTTAACGAGCTCTCATCAGCCGTTACCGGCAACAAGACGGCTGCCTCCCGGGAGCAAGTCCTGGCCGTTAAACGCGACTACATCTCCCAGCCGCGCCTGA CCTATAAGACAGTGTCTGGAGTCAACGGGCCTCTCGTGATTCTGGACCAGGTGAAG TTCCCCAGGTATGCAGAGATCGTCCACCTGACCCTGCCAGATGGAACCAAGAGGAGTGGCCAGGTGTTGGAGGTTACAGGGTCTAAAGCCGTGGTGcag gtgtttgAGGGGACATCAGGTATTGATGCTAAGAAGACCAGCTGTGAGTTTACAGGAGACATCCTACGCACCCCTGTCTCTGAAGATATGCTGG GTCGCGTGTTTAATGGATCAGGCAAGCCCATCGACAAAGGCCCCACGGTGATGGCAGAAGAATACCTGGACATCATGG GCCAGCCTATCAACCCTCAGTGTCGTATCTACCCGGAGGAGATGATCCAGACAGGGATCTCTGCTATAGACGGCATGAACAGCATCGCTAGGGGGCAGAAAATACCCATTTTCTCTGCTGCAGGACTGCCACACAACGAG atAGCGGCTCAGATCTGTCGTCAGGCAGGCCTGGTGAGGAAGTCTAAAGATGTGATGGACTACAGTGATGACAACTTCGCTATCGTCTTCGCCGCAATGGGG GTCAACATGGAGACAGCTCGGTTCTTCAAGTCAGACTTTGAGGAGAATGGTTCCATGGACAACGTCTGTCTGTTCCTCAACCTGGCCAACGACCCCAC TATAGAGCGTATCATCACGCCCCGCCTAGCTCTGACATCAGCAGAGTATCTGGCCTACCAGTGTGAGAAGCACGTCCTGGTCATCCTGACTGACATGAGCTCCTACGCAGAGGCGCTACGagag GTCTCAGCGGCCAGAGAGGAGGTCCCAGGTCGTCGTGGTTTCCCAGGCTACATGTACACTGACCTTGCCACCATCTACGAGAGAGCTGGTCGGGTGGAGGGACGCAATGGCTCTATCACCCAGATCCCTATACTAACTATGCCCAACGATG acatcaCTCACCCCATCCCTGATTTGACAGGGTACATCACTGAGGGACAGATCTACGTGGACAGACAACTGCACAACAGACAG atctatCCTCCCATCAATGTTCTGCCATCACTGTCTCGTCTGATGAAGTCAGCCATCGGAGAGGGGATGACACGCAAAGACCACTCTGATGTCTCCAACCAGCTg tatgcgTGTTATGCTATAGGTAAGGACGTGCAGGCGATGAAGGCTGTGGTAGGAGAGGAGGCTCTGACGCCTGATGATCTTCTCTACCTGGAGTTCCTACAGAAGTTTGAGAAGAACTTCATCGCCCAGG gagCCTATGAGAACAGGACTGTGTTTGAGACACTGGATATCGGCTGGCAGCTGATGAGAATCTTCCCCAAAGAGATGCTGAAGAGAATCCCTCAGAGCACGCTGGCAGAGTTCTACCCCCGCTTGAAGTAA